In Penaeus vannamei isolate JL-2024 chromosome 4, ASM4276789v1, whole genome shotgun sequence, a single window of DNA contains:
- the LOC138860622 gene encoding uncharacterized protein, which translates to MRSSHLLVAVLSLSWLVAAEGIIVLAGAAAVGAAALAVGGLAALKGAAIVGYAAGRHHRRYHGRSYGHYRQPYYKYHRHGRSVDPAADEGEDLLLATVGQLDPNGCILKMLCQLQTKEESTLTLEEDLLLGMFANSTETLSSFNAAFVYATDIGSKTRDPSVCKKFFPKCPLGDQELEGLLQMAWGCGAAFLEQPEEVQTDAV; encoded by the coding sequence ATGCGCAGCAGCCACCTCCTCGTCGCCGTCCTCAGCCTCTCGTGGCTCGTGGCCGCCGAGGGCATCATCGTCCTCGCCGGCGCCGCAGCCGTTGGCGCTGCCGCCCTGGCCGTCGGTGGGCTGGCTGCCCTCAAGGGCGCAGCCATCGTAGGATACGCAGCTGGAAGGCACCACCGCCGCTACCACGGGCGCTCCTACGGCCACTACAGGCAGCCATATTACAAGTACCACCGCCACGGTCGCTCCGTCGACCCTGCTGCTGACGAAGGTGAGGACCTCCTCCTGGCCACCGTCGGGCAGCTCGACCCCAACGGCTGCATCCTCAAGATGCTCTGCCAGCTCCAGACCAAGGAGGAGTCGACCCTCACCCTCGAGGAGGACCTCCTGCTGGGCATGTTCGCCAACAGCACTGAGACGCTGTCCTCCTTCAATGCCGCCTTCGTCTACGCCACCGACATCGGCTCGAAGACCCGCGACCCGTCCGTCTGCAAGAAGTTCTTCCCCAAGTGTCCGCTGGGAGACCAGGAGCTCGAAGGCCTCCTGCAGATGGCCTGGGGGTGCGGCGCCGCCTTCCTGGAGCAGCCTGAGGAAGTCCAGACGGACGCCGTCTGA
- the LOC138860624 gene encoding uncharacterized protein has translation MRSSHLLVAVLSLSWLVAAEGIIVLAGAAAVGAAALAVGGLAALKGAAIVGYAAGRHHRRYHGRSYGHYRQPYYKYHRHGRSVDPAADEGEDLLLATVGQLDPNGCILKMLCQLQTKEESTLTLEEDLLLGMFANSTETLSSFNAAFVYATDIGSKTRDPSVCKKFFPKCPLGDQELEGLLQMAWGCGAAFLEQPEEVQTDAV, from the coding sequence ATGCGCAGCAGCCACCTCCTCGTCGCCGTCCTCAGCCTCTCGTGGCTCGTGGCCGCCGAGGGCATCATCGTCCTCGCCGGCGCCGCAGCCGTTGGCGCGGCCGCCCTGGCCGTCGGTGGGCTGGCTGCCCTCAAGGGCGCAGCCATCGTAGGATACGCAGCTGGAAGGCACCACCGCCGCTACCACGGGCGCTCCTACGGCCACTACAGGCAGCCATATTACAAGTACCACCGCCACGGTCGCTCCGTCGACCCTGCTGCTGACGAAGGTGAGGACCTCCTCCTGGCCACCGTCGGGCAGCTCGACCCCAACGGCTGCATCCTCAAGATGCTCTGCCAGCTCCAGACCAAGGAGGAGTCGACCCTCACCCTCGAGGAGGACCTCCTGCTGGGCATGTTCGCCAACAGCACTGAGACGCTGTCCTCCTTCAATGCCGCCTTCGTCTACGCCACCGACATCGGCTCGAAGACCCGCGACCCGTCCGTCTGCAAGAAGTTCTTCCCCAAGTGTCCGCTGGGAGACCAGGAGCTCGAAGGCCTCCTGCAGATGGCCTGGGGGTGCGGCGCCGCCTTCCTGGAGCAGCCTGAGGAAGTCCAGACGGACGCCGTCTGA
- the LOC138861586 gene encoding uncharacterized protein yields MVGILNSKFHPILQLCCFESISHRVCKTSRELSCTTPFMPGCINATDRCINATDRCINATDRCINATDRCINATDRCINATDRCINATDRCINATDRCINATDRCINATDRCINATDRCINATDRCINATDRCINAAATQIHEASRGVY; encoded by the exons ATGGTCGGCATTTTGAATTCCAAATTCCATCCAATATTGCAGTTGTGCTGTTTTGAGTCAATTTCTCATAGAGTCTG TAAAACATCACGAGAATTAAGTTGCACAACGCCTTTTATGCCTGGTTGCATCAATGCCACTGATCGTTGCATTAATGCCACTGATCGTTGCATCAATGCCACTGATCGTTGCATTAATGCCACTGATCGTTGCATTAATGCCACTGATCGTTGCATTAATGCCACTGATCGTTGCATTAATGCCACTGATCGTTGCATTAATGCCACTGATCGTTGCATTAATGCCACTGATCGTTGCATTAATGCCACTGATCGTTGCATTAATGCCACTGATCGTTGCATTAATGCCACTGATCGTTGCATCAATGCCACTGATCGTTGCATTAATGCCGCTGCAACACAAATCCATGAAGCAAGCCGGGGCGTTTATTGA
- the LOC113817944 gene encoding uncharacterized protein, with protein sequence MRGAYLFLAALALSCLVAAEALALLTGALSGLAALKGAALVGKVLLSPKKKLLRVGRSVDTTLQEGEDLLLSAATQLDSDGCIPRLLCLLETKETSSRSEEESLLLEIFANNTAAVTSNNAAFVYATDLGAKTRDPAACKKLFPRCPLSEDQLSSLLQQAWGCGVVPAALQAYEEGSQI encoded by the coding sequence ATGCGCGGCGCTTACCTCTTCCTGGCGGCGTTGGCTCTGTCGTGCCTCGTGGCGGCCGAGGCGCTCGCGCTGTTGACAGGCGCCCTCAGCGGCCTGGCGGCGCTCAAGGGCGCGGCGCTCGTCGGGAAAGTCCTCTTGTCCCCGAAGAAGAAGCTCCTTCGCGTCGGTCGGTCCGTCGATACGACTCTGCAGGAGGGCGAAGACCTCCTCCTGTCCGCCGCGACGCAGCTGGACTCCGACGGCTGTATCCCGCGCCTCCTGTGCCTCCTTGAGACCAAGGAAACATCCTCGCGCTCGGAGGAAGAGAGTCTCCTGCTGGAGATCTTCGCCAACAACACCGCAGCCGTCACCTCGAACAACGCCGCCTTCGTCTACGCCACCGACCTGGGCGCCAAGACTCGCGACCCCGCTGCGTGCAAGAAGCTGTTCCCGAGGTGCCCTCTGAGCGAGGACCAGCTGAGCTCCCTCCTCCAGCAGGCCTGGGGATGCGGCGTCGTCCCTGCCGCCCTGCAGGCCTACGAGGAGGGCAGCCAGATCTAA